Below is a window of Mycoplasma sp. Mirounga ES2805-ORL DNA.
ATAAAATTAAAAGATGTTTCTTATATACCTTCTAATTCTTCTTTAAAAGATGCTTTCGAAATATTTAAAGTAACAAATTATTCTCGTCTTCCGATAGAAAAAGACGGCGAATTTATAGGTATCGTTCATTTAAAAGATATTTTCTTTTTACAAAAAGGTAAAGTTATTAATTATTTAAAAACTATTCCTTATGTTAGTGCTAATAGTAATTTATCTTCCGCTTTAGAAAAAATGAAATTAAAAAGAGCTCAAATGGCTTTTGTAACTCAAAGTAATCAAAGTAGTAAAGTTATTGGAATTATTACTATTGAAGATATTTTGGAAGAAGTAGTTGGGGAAATATACGATGAATATGATGATGATGAACTTGAAGACTTTTTTGAAATAAGTTTAGAGTTATATAGAGTTTCAAGTCATGTTTTAATGAAAGATATAATTAAAACTTTAGAAATTGAATTAGATATAGATGAGAGTGAATTAAAACTCAGTCTGCATGAATGATTATCAACTAAAATTGAAGGTAATGTAATTAAGAATTCTAAGTATAGTCAAAATAATATAACCTTTAAGGTTTTAACTTCTCCAGGGGCAGGAGATAAAACTAAAAAAGGCTATAAGGTTGAAGTTGAATTAGGGCATAAGGCAGGAACTTTAGAATTAGATATCGATTCGAAAGAAATTAAAGAATAAAAAAATAAACAAATAAATTTTATTTGTTATAATTTTTTTACTTTTGCGAATGTAGTTCAATGGTAGAACTTCAGCCTTCCAAGCTGACTATGCGGGTTCGATTCCCGTCATTCGCTCCATTTGTGTGAAGCACCAAATCTCCTAATGGAGATTTTTTTATTTAAATACAGCTGTTTATTTTAGATTTGAAGAACTCAAAATTATTCTTAGCCTCTTTTTTAGTTTTGCCATAAGCAAAAATATAAAATTTAATTTTAGGTTCGGTTCCACTAGGCCTTAAGGCGATTCATGAGTTGCTGTTAGAAAACGAAATTTTAAGCATGTTAGATTTTAAAAAATCATCTTTGTTATTAAAATCTTCTAAAATAGAATTTTCTAGATTTATTTCCTTAAATTTATTTTGGATATCTTCTAGGCATATATTCTCTTTAATTTCTATCTCGATATTTCCACTTTCAATAAATCCATATTTTTTATATATATTTTGAAGCACATCAATTAAGGTTAAATTTCGATTTTTATAGTATTGGATCATTTTAAGTAAAATAACAACTGACTGTAGAGCATCTTTATCTAAAGCTATTTTATTATTAATTAATGAACCATAACTTTCTTCAAAAGCATATATTACTTCCTTGTTTTGTTCTTTTAGTTGATTGATTAGCATACCAATTCATTTAAAACCGGTAGGAACTACATGTGATTCAATTTTGTTTTGCTTTGCAATTACACTAGGTAAGTTAGTTGATACAAAAGAATATATTAAATGTTTATTTTTGTAGTGCTTTGTTGTTTCAAGTAAAAAATTAAAAATTAATATTGCCGTTTCATTTCCATTTAATTGAATGTATCTTTTTTTATTTTTGCAAACGATTCCAACTCTATCGCTATCAGGATCTGTTACTATAAGAGCATCTAAATCATGTTTTTTGCCTAATTTTAAAAGCCGCTCATAAGCTTCTGGTTTCTCAGGATTAGGATATTGAACGAAACTAAATTTATCATCAATA
It encodes the following:
- a CDS encoding CNNM domain-containing protein, producing MTSEQIIYLISIILLLVFSGVFSASETAYTSLNLGKVETLIDQKKIGAKLIKKQYKNFNHTLTTILICNNVVNIASSTLTTIFLQKINVPANILPWISILAITAIVVIFGEILPKLIAKAYPVKVARVFCFPLEILFHLLWPITFPLGLMGKKIYITNSEEDVKNLIDVAQNEGVLEANESIMAQNALDLDSEKVKKHYIKLKDVSYIPSNSSLKDAFEIFKVTNYSRLPIEKDGEFIGIVHLKDIFFLQKGKVINYLKTIPYVSANSNLSSALEKMKLKRAQMAFVTQSNQSSKVIGIITIEDILEEVVGEIYDEYDDDELEDFFEISLELYRVSSHVLMKDIIKTLEIELDIDESELKLSLHEWLSTKIEGNVIKNSKYSQNNITFKVLTSPGAGDKTKKGYKVEVELGHKAGTLELDIDSKEIKE
- a CDS encoding phospho-sugar mutase, with protein sequence MNNKKINKLSFGTAGIRGIVGNGEDHLGFAYVRQIANGYAKYLSSKYANLDEIKVVIGRDNRINSYEFSVLIAQIMHNYGITPIYSEEITPTPFVSYVVKTQKAQGAFNITASHNPAQYNGIKLYNDKGYQMLPEEIEEVKSFFKPWHSYKDEYKLDKQLNKINYPRLIFFSPKWKKNYIKELSKIGPSIEINKIKIGYSPLHGTGSVFIKDIFDSLKMDYDSENPSTFFEKEQMVIDDKFSFVQYPNPEKPEAYERLLKLGKKHDLDALIVTDPDSDRVGIVCKNKKRYIQLNGNETAILIFNFLLETTKHYKNKHLIYSFVSTNLPSVIAKQNKIESHVVPTGFKWIGMLINQLKEQNKEVIYAFEESYGSLINNKIALDKDALQSVVILLKMIQYYKNRNLTLIDVLQNIYKKYGFIESGNIEIEIKENICLEDIQNKFKEINLENSILEDFNNKDDFLKSNMLKISFSNSNSWIALRPSGTEPKIKFYIFAYGKTKKEAKNNFEFFKSKINSCI